From a single Apium graveolens cultivar Ventura chromosome 2, ASM990537v1, whole genome shotgun sequence genomic region:
- the LOC141707057 gene encoding external alternative NAD(P)H-ubiquinone oxidoreductase B1, mitochondrial-like, with product MRGFSYFINHFHGSPSSSSKLLILLSLSGAGFVAYAESPVNSRSNHSKSTNVEPKKKRIVVLGTGWAGTSFLKDLDISSYEVQVVSPRNYFAFTPLLPSVTCGTVEARSIVEPVRNIIKKRVGEIKYWEAECLKIDPESKKVFCKANLDEALAGSNDFSLNYDYLVIALGARVNTFNTPGVLEYCHFIKEVEDAQKIRIAVIDRFEKAVLPDLTEEERRLNLHFVVVGGGPTGCEFAAELHDFIYEDLVKLYPSVKDLVKITLVQSGDHILNTFDGRISTFAEQKFCRDGIEVLTGCRVLSVTENIINMRKKSTGELTSLSHGMVVWSTGIGTRPVVMDFMEKIGQTDRRALATDEWLRVKGCEDVYAIGDCATIDQRKIMEDISSIFKAADADNSGTLSIDEFKEVMEDIIIRYPQVDLYCKSKHLLEATDIIKDAKGNVRGEVDLKGFKRALAHVDSQTKSLPATAQVAAQQGAYLSRCFNRWDRCKSHPEGPLNFDGSGRHEFRPFLYKHFGQFAPLGGEQAAAELPGDWVSMGRSTQWLWYSVYASKQVSWRTRILVVSDWTRRFVFGRDSSRV from the exons ATGAGGGGCTTCTCTTACTTCATCAACCACTTTCATGGCTCCCCTTCCTCTTCTTCCAAGCTCTTGATCCTCCTCTCTCTCAG CGGTGCAGGCTTTGTAGCATATGCAGAGTCTCCAGTTAATAGTAGAAGCAACCACTCAAAATCCACAAATGTTGAACCAAAGAAAAAAAGGATTGTGGTGCTTGGGACTGGGTGGGCAGGTACCAGTTTCCTAAAGGACCTAGATATCTCATCATATGAGGTTCAGGTGGTTTCACCTCGAAATTATTTTGCATTTACTCCTTTGTTACCTAGTGTGACATGTGGGACAGTGGAGGCACGAAGCATTGTAGAGCCAGTCAGGAACATAATAAAAAAG AGAGTTGGAGAGATCAAATACTGGGAAGCTGAATGCCTCAAGATTGATCCGGAAAGCAAGAAAGTTTTCTGCAAAGCAAATCTAGATGAGGCCTTAGCTGGTAGCAATGATTTTTCACTGAATTATGACTATTTGGTTATAGCATTAGGAGCACGAGTAAATACTTTTAACACTCCTGGAGTTCTGGAGTACTGCCATTTTATAAAG GAGGTTGAAGATGCCCAGAAGATTCGCATAGCTGTAATAGATAGGTTTGAGAAGGCAGTCCTGCCAGATCTGACTGAAGAAGAGCGAAGGCTTAACCTCCACTTTGTAGTAGTTGGAGGGGGTCCAACTGGTTGTGAGTTTGCAGCAGAACTACATGACTTTATCTATGAAGATTTGGTAAAACTATATCCCAGTGTTAAAGATCTGGTAAAAATAACACTGGTTCAGTCTGGAGATCATATCTTGAACAC GTTTGATGGCCGAATCAGCACGTTTGCTGAGCAGAAATTTTGCAGAGATGGGATTGAAGTTCTAACAGGATGCCGTGTTTTAAGTGTTACAGAAAATATAATCAACATGAGAAAAAAATCCACTGGGGAGCTAACCTCTTTATCTCACGGGATGGTTGTCTGGTCAACTGGTATTGGGACTCGACCAGTTGTAATGGACTTCATGGAAAAAATTGGCCAG ACGGATAGACGGGCTTTAGCTACTGATGAATGGTTGCGGGTAAAAGGATGCGAAGATGTATACGCTATTGGTGATTGTGCCACCATTGATCAACGTAAAATTATG GAAGATATATCTAGCATATTTAAAGCTGCAGATGCCGATAACTCTGGTACCCTATCAATTGACGAattcaaagaagtgatggaagaCATCATTATTCGTTATCCTCAAGTTGATCTATATTGCAAGAGTAAGCATCTGTTGGAGGCAACAGACATTATTAAAGATGCAAAGGGGAATGTTAGAGGGGAAGTCGACCTGAAGGGGTTTAAACGAGCACTTGCACATGTTGATTCTCAAACGAAGAGTCTTCCTGCAACTGCACAG GTTGCTGCTCAGCAAGGTGCATACCTTTCTAGATGTTTCAATCGGTGGGATCGATGCAAATCCCATCCCGAAGGCCCTCTCAACTTTGATGGATCTGGACGTCATGAATTTCGTCCTTTTCT GTACAAACACTTTGGCCAATTTGCACCTTTGGGAGGTGAACAGGCAGCAGCTGAACTGCCAGGGGACTGGGTCTCTATGGGTCGTAGCACTCAATGGCTCTGGTATTCTGTATACGCAAG CAAGCAAGTGAGCTGGCGCACAAGGATACTAGTTGTATCTGACTGGACTAGGAGATTCGTCTTTGGGAGAGACTCAAGTCGTGTTTGA
- the LOC141707060 gene encoding putative pentatricopeptide repeat-containing protein At1g03510 — MSSYSSNYLRLLSLTKLLTSHVNNARHEEALSLFHNIHSTLSLDPFVFPLALKSCAAIYRPRLGTSIHSQLIKTSHVTNNPYIACALIDMYGKCVSVSYARQVFDEMPERNVVMWNAMISIYAHCREYLSKGLELFEVMDVLPNHSTFNSIIAGLSEVEDGSYKAIEFYRRMRGLGLKPNLITVLALMNACVGMGVLSMVKEVHGYSIRNDIDWHPHFRSGLVEAYGRCGCLDNACVVFRSLQERDVVAWSSLISAYAFHGEARTALKIFEEMEMAKVKPDEIAFLGVLKACSHAGLPDEARMYFSRMHDVYGVEPRSDHYACLVDVLGRSGRLHEAYEVIREMPVKVTAKAWGALLAGCRTYGEVELAEIAGRALFELEPDNAANYVILSRIYGNVGRHDEAQRIRRIMEERGLKVAPGSSWVFNQD, encoded by the coding sequence ATGAGCTCCTACTCATCAAACTATCTTCGCCTACTATCACTTACAAAGCTCTTAACATCGCACGTCAACAATGCGCGTCACGAAGAAGCACTTTCACTCTTCCACAACATTCACTCCACTCTTTCTCTTGACCCATTTGTCTTTCCCCTTGCCCTTAAATCTTGCGCCGCCATTTATCGGCCTCGTCTCGGCACTTCCATTCACTCTCAACTCATCAAAACCTCCCATGTTACAAACAACCCCTATATTGCATGTGCACTTATTGATATGTATGGAAAATGTGTATCTGTTTCATATGCACGCCAAGTGTTTGATGAAATGCCTGAGAGAAATGTTGTTATGTGGAATGCGATGATTTCGATATATGCGCATTGTAGGGAGTATTTGTCAAAAGGGTTGGAGTTGTTTGAGGTTATGGATGTTTTGCCTAATCATTCTACGTTTAATTCGATTATTGCGGGGTTGAGTGAGGTGGAGGATGGGTCGTATAAGGCGATTGAGTTTTATAGACGAATGCGGGGTTTGGGGTTGAAGCCTAATTTGATTACCGTGCTTGCTTTGATGAATGCGTGTGTGGGAATGGGGGTTTTGAGTATGGTTAAGGAAGTTCATGGGTATTCGATTCGGAATGATATTGATTGGCACCCGCATTTTAGGAGTGGGTTGGTTGAGGCGTATGGGCGCTGTGGGTGTCTTGATAATGCATGTGTTGTGTTTCGGAGTTTGCAAGAGAGGGACGTGGTTGCGTGGAGTAGTTTGATTTCTGCGTACGCTTTTCATGGGGAGGCAAGAACTGCACTTAAAATCTTTGAAGAAATGGAAATGGCTAAAGTAAAGCCTGACGAGATTGCTTTTCTTGGAGTGTTAAAAGCTTGTAGTCATGCTGGATTGCCTGATGAAGCAAGAATGTATTTTTCTCGTATGCACGATGTGTATGGTGTGGAACCAAGAAGTGATCACTACGCGTGTTTAGTGGATGTTCTAGGTAGATCAGGGAGATTACATGAGGCTTATGAAGTCATTCGAGAAATGCCAGTGAAGGTGACTGCGAAAGCCTGGGGAGCTCTTTTAGCTGGTTGTCGAACTTATGGAGAAGTGGAACTGGCAGAGATTGCAGGGAGAGCATTGTTTGAATTAGAACCTGATAATGCTGCCAATTACGTAATATTGTCTAGAATATACGGAAATGTTGGGCGTCATGATGAAGCGCAGAGAATAAGAAGAATAATGGAGGAGAGGGGATTGAAGGTAGCACCTGGGAGTAGTTGGGTTTTTAATCAAGACTGA
- the LOC141686083 gene encoding F-box protein CPR1-like, with amino-acid sequence MINDEGSKKNTYKTPIFLQALLHVRKLGFHSFNYYLPQELLHEILIKLPVESLVRFTGVNKSWYSLITHPKFIINHLNYTNLDQDKKPLLLRFYDRVAKEENYTIRCDDVTFSGKFTGVEFPFKSPFGYFRIVGICNGLVCLLDDLFGDMERVVFWNPAIRKSVDLEMPARPKYPHMFVLGFGFCPVMNDYKVVRVVYVKDLVKDSMFKFTVPPEVQIYSLSAGSWRNVNAGAPSCYMVEYTWSQVFVFGSVHWVAFRKLGDSGFRNLIVSFHMGDEVFREVMLPDSLANDTVYDLSVSVFGDSLAALKYSKVIGQESCCVWVMREYGAAESWTKLYTISVPGLTRTICFRKDGGVILSLSNNELVSYDPVTGRTKDLGIRGNIRSFYVGTYVESLIMLKRQSSLVEGISNIFSDFATEYAVIAEQ; translated from the exons ATGATCAACGACGAGGGTAGCAAGAAA AACACGTATAAAACTCCAATCTTCTTGCAGGCTCTCCTTCATGTTCGAAAGCTAGGGTTTCATTCATTCAACT ATTACCTACCTCAAGAGCTTTTACATGAAATCCTCATTAAATTACCTGTCGAATCGCTTGTTCGTTTCACAGGTGTTAACAAATCTTGGTACTCTTTAATCACTCATCCTAAATTCATCATTAATCATCTAAATTATACTAATTTGGACCAAGATAAGAAACCCCTTTTGCTTAGATTTTATGATAGGGTTGCGAAGGAAGAGAATTATACGATTCGTTGCGATGATGTTACATTTTCGGGAAAATTTACGGGGGTTGAGTTTCCGTTTAAGAGCCCATTTGGGTATTTTAGAATAGTGGGGATTTGTAATGGGTTGGTTTGTTTGTTGGATGATTTGTTTGGGGATATGGAGAGGGTGGTTTTCTGGAACCCTGCGATTAGGAAGTCGGTTGATTTAGAAATGCCTGCTAGGCCAAAGTATCCGCATATGTTTGTTCTTGGTTTTGGATTTTGTCCCGTGATGAATGACTATAAAGTGGTGAGAGTTGTGTATGTTAAAGATTTGGTTAAAGATTCGATGTTTAAGTTTACGGTACCTCCTGAAGTTCAGATTTACTCATTAAGTGCTGGCTCTTGGAGGAATGTGAATGCTGGTGCTCCTTCGTGTTATATGGTTGAGTATACTTGGTCGCAGGTTTTTGTTTTCGGGTCTGTTCATTGGGTTGCGTTTCGTAAGCTAGGGGACAGTGGTTTTCGTAATTTGATAGTTTCGTTTCATATGGGTGATGAGGTTTTTCGTGAGGTGATGCTTCCAGATTCTTTAGCTAATGATACCGTGTATGACTTATCTGTTAGCGTCTTTGGGGATTCTCTTGCTGCACTTAAATACAGTAAGGTGATCGGACAAGAGTCCTGTTGTGTATGGGTTATGAGGGAGTATGGGGCTGCAGAGTCATGGACTAAGTTGTACACTATTAGTGTTCCAGGGTTAACAAGAACAATATGCTTTAGGAAGGATGGTGGAGTTATTTTGTCATTGAGTAATAACGAGCTAGTTTCTTATGATCCAGTAACTGGCAGGACAAAAGATCTAGGTATCCGTGGAAATATACGTTCGTTTTATGTTGGTACTTACGTGGAAAGCCTAATTATGCTGAAAAGACAAAGTAGCCTCGTAGAAGGTATCTCAAATATTTTTTCGGATTTTGCAACAGAATATGCAGTTATAGCAGAGCAGTAA
- the LOC141707061 gene encoding uncharacterized protein LOC141707061 yields the protein MFIRMDTNSQTSTVILGRGKNKRFWKKEEEEALIDCLLEMSVDRQWKGEGGFKNGYLNHLEALLNNKFPNYGLKAFPHIDSKVKWFKDKYAVVSEMVNKTSGFQWDDKTKMIQCEKQAFDYFLKNHPKAGGLLRTPFPYLDKLDHVFGIDRANGMSSELPEDSIKNLEEIVNLDNDKSEMILFHNLRMLRK from the exons ATGTTTATCAG GATGGATACAAATAGTCAAACCTCTACTGTTATTCTTGGAAGGGGAAAAAATAAACGATTTTGGAAAAAAGAGGAAGAAGAAGCTTTAATTGATTGTCTGTTAGAAATGAGTGTTGATCGTCAATGGAAGGGTGAAGGCGGTTTTAAAAATGGCTATTTGAATCACTTGGAGGCATTGTTAAACAATAAATTTCCTAATTATGGTCTAAAAGCTTTTCCCCATATTGACTCAAAGGTAAAATGGTTCAAAGATAAGTATGCTGTTGTTTCCGAAATGGTAAATAAAACATCAGGTTTTCAGTGGGATGATAAGACAAAAATGATACAATGTGAGAAGCAAGCTTTTGATTATTTTCTCAAG AATCATCCTAAAGCTGGAGGGTTATTGAGGACTCCCTTTCCTTATCTTGACAAGCTAGATCATGTATTTGGTATTGATAGAGCTAATGGAATGTCATCTGAGTTGCCCGAGGACTCTATCAAAAATCTCGAGGAGATTGTGAACCTTGATAATGATAAAAGCGAGATGATTCTGTTCCACAACCTCCGAATGCTAAGAAAATAA